In Thunnus maccoyii chromosome 3, fThuMac1.1, whole genome shotgun sequence, the following proteins share a genomic window:
- the tp53rk gene encoding EKC/KEOPS complex subunit TP53RK produces the protein MAKASSMALPEFLGKAELLKQGAEARVYRAEFLGKPTIVKERFQKHYRHPVLDEKLTHRRTVQEVRSILRCRRAGISAPVVYFVDYTSHCIFLEEIMGSLTVRDHIISTQKSDSCPELELERLAQRVGQILAKMHDEDVIHGDLTTSNMLLRRSPEDGESDLILIDFGLSYISALPEDKGVDLYVLEKAFLSTHPNTEALFEKLLKSYAAASKKSSAVIKKLDEVRLRGRKRSMVG, from the exons ATGGCCAAAGCGAGCAGCATGGCGCTCCCGGAGTTCCTCGGTAAAGCAGAGTTATTAAAGCAAGGAGCAGAAGCCCGGGTATACCGGGCAGAGTTTCTGGGTAAGCCGACTATTGTGAAAGAAAGGTTCCAGAAACACTACAGACATCCGGTGTTGGACGAAAAGCTGACACATCGCAGGACGGTGCAGGAGGTCCGCTCCATTCTGCGCTGCCGGAGAGCAG gcATATCTGCCCCTGTAGTCTACTTTGTAGACTACACCTCCCATTGTATTTTCCTGGAGGAAATCATGGGTTCCTTGACTGTGCGTGACCACATCATTTCCACCCAGAAGTCTGATTCCTGTCctgagctggagctggagcgCCTGGCTCAGAGGGTGGGTCAGATCCTGGCCAAAATGCATGACGAGGACGTCATCCACGGAGATCTGACCACCTCCAACATGCTGCTGAGGCGCAGCCCAGAGGATGGAGAGTCTGACCTCATTCTCATCGACTTTGGCCTGAGTTACATCTCGGCTCTGCCGGAGGATAAGGGAGTAGACTTATATGTGCTGGAGAAGGCTTTCCTCAGTACACACCCCAACACAGAGGCGCTGTTTGAGAAGCTGTTGAAGAGCTATGCAGCGGCATCCAAGAAGTCATCAGCTGTCATTAAAAAGCTTGACGAGGTTCGGttgagagggaggaagaggtcCATGGTGGGATGA